gtatataaaggaggggagggtcgtccctctctatggcgcgcccaagggggagtcctactccaagtaggagtaggtttcccccctttccctagttggagtaggagaagaaggaagagggagaaggagaggaggaaaggggggccggcccccctcccaattcggattgggcttgggggcaccCCCACCTTGGCTGCCAaatcctctctcccactaaggcccaataaggcccattgactccccgggggattccggtaacctcctggtactccaaaaaatgcccgaactcatccggaaccatttcggtgtccaaacatagccttccaatatatcgatctttatgtcttgaccattttgagactcctcgtcatgtacgtgatcacattcgggactccgaactaccttcggtacatcaaagcacatatactcataatatcaatcgtcatcgaacgttaagcgtgcggaccctacgggttcgagaactatgtagacatgaccgagactcacttccggccaataatcaatagcggaacctggatgctcatattggttcctacatattctacgaagatctttatcggtcaaaccgcataacaacatacgttgttccctttgtcatcggtatgttacttgcccgagattcgatcgtaggtatctcaatacctagttcaatctcgttaccgacaagtctctttactcgttccgtaatgcatcatcccgcaactaactcattagtcacattgcttgcaaggcttattgtgatgtgcattaccgagagggcccagagatacctctccgatacatggagtgacaaatcctaatcttgatctatgccaactcaacaaacaccatcggagacacctgtagagcatatttatagtcacccagttatgttgtgacgtttgatagcacactaagtgttcctccggtattcgggagttgcatactctcatagtcataggaacatgtataagttatggagaaagcaatagcaataaagtaaacggtcatagtgctaagctaacggatgggtcaagtcaatcacatcattctctaatgatgtgatctcgttcatcaaatgaaaactcttgtcaatggctaggaaacttaaccatctttgattaacgagctagtgaagtagaggcatactagtgacactctgtttgtctatgtattcacacatgtactaagtttccggttaatacaattctagcatgaataataaacatttatcatgatataaggaaatataaataacaactttattattgcctttagggcatatttccttcgcgccaactgtcgtggaagcaagtctgacagtaagaacAGGGGGTACGTAGGGGAGGGAAggtcctagctacggcgaggttgtgcatgcaaggtttacgagttcaggcccttctcgaaggaagtaatagccctacgtctcggtgcccagaggcttggtcgactggataTGCGTGaaagttacagggggtgtgaacccctGTGCCTGAGGAGGGggtagcttatatagagtgcgccagacctctccagccctcagttacacatggttcaatgtacattaagacagggcatTACTGGTAAGGCTAGCTATAAAGGAATATAAATGAtcttaagactacggagtgaacgcctgactgtTGCCATCCTAGGGTGGCTTTAGATCTCCTGTTCTCCGAGTGATTCTTTGTGTGGTCGAATGACTGCatcttggtcgagtggaattgggatatccgagtggtaTATCTGGTCGAGTGGAATGCACTCCAAtgtgatttcagtcggtatcttctgttGTCTCTTGAATGTGCTTGActttagggcagtgtccttgggtagggcgtctaggacaggcctatgaccctaccctaggtacatgtcctcgtcACCCCACCCCCCCCCTCTTGTAGACATATCTTAATCGATCCTACAATTTCACACAACCGTAGATCCGCTCATCCTCTCTCTTTTGAcctatgatttatgtgatttaagcaagtttatatttatttttttcctttgaTCTTTTACTCTTGGAGGTTGGTGAATCCTAGGCGGTAGGTGTTGTCAATGAGGAATCATTTTGTGATTTACCCCAAAAGTTTGTGAATGTTTGGAGGTTGTCTCTAGGTCTATCGATATATCACTAGTGTTTGAGAATCATCTCTGTGATGATATCTCAGATAGAAGAGGGTGAACATTCGGTGGTGAAGGTGCTTGAAGAGGAGTACTTGAGAGAATCAAATGCCTAGGACGCATAAAAGCTTTTAGCATTTGGAGAAGCAAGAGGCTTTCTTGGTATCCTATCTTCTCTCGATTGCATTCACTGGGAATGGAAGAACTGTCTTGTAGGTTTGCAAGGGCAATACCAATATTATATTGGAGAGCTTGCCATCATACTAGACGCAGTGGCATAACATGACTTGTGTATTTGACACTCTTTGGCATGGCAGGGTCTCACGGCGACTTACTAATCTCCATTGTTTGCAACACTATGTGGCAGGCAGGTTCCGGAGTGCAACTACATCGTCAATGGGGCACAACTACGCCATGATGTACTACCTTGCTGATTGTATCTTATCCTAAATGGGGGCGATTTTGAAGGCTATCTCTGAGCTCCAAGGTAAAAATAAATAAATCCCTTCGCCCAAATGCAGGTGCTAGGAATGATCTGGAGAGGAAATTTTGAGTGCTTGGGGCATGTTGGCTTGTTGTTTGTGGACTTGCAAATATGTGGGCTCTTGAGATATTATGAGAGACATGACTGCATGTGTGGTCATGCACAACATAATTGTGGAGGATGAGGGTGAAGACATACGCAATGTTGATTTTGAGAAGCCTGGAGAACATGTCACCTCCCAAAATGAGATGCAGAACATGCTGCACAATTTTTTGGAGATGCGTCATCAACTTCGAGATCCAGGAGTGCATCAACTAAATAATCTGATAGAGCATTTGTGGATTATCCATGATGTTGTTTGAATTTTATGCTACAAATAATTTGTATGTTTGAATTATgtattttttaatttgaactttttATTTCTATGTTTAGCATATGTGTTTCTAGTGCTCATCAAGTTTGGTTGAAAAGgataaaaatgatcaaaaaatggCTGGACATACGGAGAGGGGAGAAATGGGGGCGCCTTGGACAGACTGTTTGTCGAGAACAAGGGCTCTATCACGGACATGTCCATGTACACACAGCGGCTGAATTTGACACTTGCCCTTGGAAATGCCCTTCCTTCAAGATCTTGGTGTGACGCATGGTCGAAGTTAGGATGTGAAACTGATGGAACAAGTTCCTAGCAGTTGTCAGTCGTTAGTGTAGCTGCCCTTTGTAGACTTCAGACCTTTCATCGTACTAGCACGATGCTCATGTGTTGTCATAGAATCAATGGCTTAGAGATGGTGAAATAATGTTAGTGTCCTTCATGTCCATTGCGTGATTTATGATTAAAAAAAGCAAAAATACGGTGAGAGACATGCAGCGCCAAAGAATTTCAAATGGCCATAGTATGTTGGGAAGAGAACTAAAACCAAGATCAATTTTGAGTTGAAGTCGCATTTTTTGTCTTTGTTATTAGTACCTTTTAAAAAAAGTTGATCTCACATGGAAGTAGTGTGTTTGTTTGTTTATGATAGATCTCACATATAAGTAAAGTTCATTTATTTAAATGTCTCTTGCAAGGTTGCTAGTTCCACATATGAAGATGCATGTAGTTGTTTATTTGGAAAGGATGTTGGGAGCCATATGTTAATCCATCACCAACTCCAATCTTTATATAAGTAGGAAAGACGATAAAAATTGCTAATGTCCAGCATACGATTTGTCCATCTCTTGTTGTACCTGTACTTCCAGATGTGATTATCTGATTTTTCTACTAGGATTTCCAGTATGCATTTATACACATGTGTCTGCATTCTGCAGTAAATGTATAATGTTAGCACTTCGCTCTTCTGATTTTCTTCAAAATGATTTTTTCCTATACACATGTGCTTTACTGTCCATCTACTTTTGTCTATGCGTGTGGCCGTCTAACATAACTCTGTATCTTCACCCAAACACCTGGGCTCCCATCCTTCGCATctgacaaaaacaaaaaaaaatgcagtttcaaaaaaaaaattgctaTGAAATACTGTGAGAGCACTCCATTTTCATATCTTGATTCCACCAATTTTTATATATCCATGACTTATAAATTCCGTTCATAACCACCAGTTAGCAAACCTTATTGCTCCATATTTACCCCACATTTTACTGAAACTCCGCATGTAACATCTCATGTTTGGTGCCATGCAGCGAAGCCCTACCTCCAAGACATTTATGCAAAATGATGCAATTTGAAGGTAAAGATTATGTTGGACAAGATGTTTTTTTCCTCTTAGGAAGATTAGTGCCTCCTGCTGCTAGTAAAGATATCATTCAACTTTTTATTTATTCCTTTAATGTTGTATATCTGTACTACAGATTACAAGGAAAAGAATCCCCTCTCTATTCTGCCTATATGCCAGAATGCCTATCTGCAATCAGAAAGTCATCTTTTGCCTCATCCATTTCGTGGCTGACCACTTTTCCCCTTTCACAACAGCGCATCCGCTGTGAAGGCTGTTCGAGTCTGTGTTACCGTCGAATCCCTGAAACATACCAGTAAAATAAACAGGTGGTAGGGGGAAACCATCAGATCAACCAATTAATTGATCGTTTAAGAAATAGATTGCAAGATAACAAAGAAATACTCTGAAAGAAATACTCTGTATTGATCCACCCTTTTGATGTATGATTTGCTGGTACATGTCTAAAACTAGAGAGAGAATAACTCACCATGCTCCAAAAGAGCACAGCATCTCCTTTGTTTGGCTTCACACATAGTCCTCTGACCATCCTTCCTCCACAACTGCATTCACCACCATCTCCTGCCTGGAACAGAAGAGAGCACACAGCATGAGGGCACCCCTCCCACACCACaaattgcataaaccaaaagacaGCCTGACAGATTACCACAAAGGGAAACGAGCTGCAAAATTCTCTAAAGAAGAcacataagagcatctctagcagatcctgtAAAAGACCTGGAACTGTAAAATAACCGTCGTTTCACAGTTTTGAGCGGAAAAAAAGTCCAATCTAGATCCCGCAAAATGGCCTCGTCCCGTAAAAATTATACAGCTCCCCCTAGAAAAAAGCCCTCACACCCTAGATACCCAGGTTTGGAGGCAATTTTTACAGGGAACTGAAAACGAGAAACAGTTGGCGGAAGGGAACTTTCAGCTCCCGCGCCTTCCATCCTCGACACCGCCCGAGGTCGATTCCGgccatccccgccgccgcccccgcccttcCTCATCTCATTCCCGACGAACCCCCGCTGGCCACGATCCGCACGTGGCCCCCGCCATCCAAACGGAGCCAGCCGAGATGCAGCGCCTCGCCGTGGCCGGCGAACACACAGCACGCGCCCGAAGAAGCTGCCATTGATGGTGTCGCCACGCGCCGTCGCGTGTGTGCTAGCTTAGCCGCCGTTGCTGCGCGTGTGTGCTAGCTAGCCGCCGCGTTGCCGCGCGCTCATGCGTACTAGCTAGCCGTTGCTGGCCGTGAGTGCTAGCTAGCCACGAGGCTGGCCATGAGCCGTGGAGAGCTGCCGCACGAGGCTGGCTAGGAGCAGCTCGGCACCATTGCCATGGCCGTGGCTAGGACCCAATTGCAGCCTACGTCTTGTTTTCAGGGTGCTTTATGATATTTCAGGGACTATGTTGTAAATTTAACTGCTGACAAGTGGGCTCCACATCTGGTCCAAAACGAGTTTTATGGGATCTGTTCTGCCGGAACACATGCCATACTGTAAAAGCGTTTTACAGGATACCCTAAAATAATTTTGCAGTATGAGATTTtacgggatctgctagagatgctctaatacAATCATTTATTGGAGAAATACTCATGAAGAAGAAATACTCATTTATTGGAGAAACACACGCCATACTATATCATGTGAATTATGTAAACAAAAAATGCATGGACATGCTACGAAAGGACGACTACCATTGCCACCGGTATTTCCTGAACATACCTGGAAAATAAAGAACGCGTGCAATGGTAACCATAATAAAAGACATGTGTACAACGATTCAATTTTAAGGAGTTATGGCATCTCCCATGGACACTTATTTGGAATACCTGGGCTCCTCTGAAATATCAAAAATCTCCGTGTGCTTCACATTCCAAAAAAGGGTGTGGATGGTGGACCAGCTTGAGTGACGCGATATGCTATGAAAAACTGGCTTGGCTTGGTTGACTTTCGCACCAACACTTGGAGTAATGTCACGACGGTCAAAGATTGGTGGTTAGCTATCTCCTCGGAGAGAGGGCCACAAAGAAAAGCAATTCTTTCGGCTGCCAGGCTTGTCTCTGTTGAAGTATATGTGGATTGCCCAACCTTCTCCATCAGCTCGGACTTTCAGTTCTACTAGTTGGTGCATGAAACTtaatatggtatcagagccaagaggtttTGGGTTCAACTCTTGGCTTTCGTAGTTTAAATAAATAAATTGCTTGTCCCTTTTCTGTACACGTTTAGGATTACCCAACCTTCTCCATCAGTTAGGACTTTTGGTTCTACTGGTCGGTGTATGAAACTTAATAGTTTCATGGGAGATCTGGAATGAACATAATGTCAAGGTGTCCACCAACACTTGTCTATACCGATATTTGCTACTCAAACGATTAAGACCGAGGCATGGCTTTGGGTGAAAGCGGTGCAGAACACTTGGAGTCATTCATGCCAGGAGAGTAGGCTTTTGCGCGTCGCCACAGTTCTTTGTTGTAGCTCAAATGTCTACTACCTTGCAACACTCTTTCATTTTCAtcattttcaaggaaaataagtGCTATCACCATATCGGTCTATATCAGTCAAAAAGCATATGACATAACAAGTTGGTATAAATTCAGCTGACCTGAGGAAAATGGGTTTCACCACCCTCAACTCCATCGGTCAAATACATCAACATTGTAGCAACACGCTGCCCCCCACGTTTGAGGTTGAACTGTAGATTGACCGTCCACAGTGTACATGTTGAAATAATTAGTTTGAAGTATGAAATGACTAACAATAATACTAGTAATATGTAACGACTAGTCTGGTGATGTCATAATAACATATATTTCAATATAAGAAGTTCGACTTACAGTATCAGAGAAGTAATCATGATGCGGCCTGTAATATTGGCTTGGTTCATACCTGTAGTTTAAACTTTAAAGCTAACTTCACAACAGTAGTTTCTCACAAGAAATTACAACAGTAGTCAAGTGAAAAGAACTTCAGAAAATTACAGTCGGAATTCAATCTAGTACCGCAATACTTGGATGAGTTCCCCATTTTCTACAGGTATCTGTGAGAATACAGAAATCCGCTTCTCTATTGCCTGGGGAGAACAAAACAAATGTTAGTAGAAGAAGAATGTAGTATTCAATGACTCTGCCTCAGATTCCAATTTAACTTCTGATAAAGGGATGCAATGTGGCATCAATAGTAGGAATACTTGACAAAGTAAAAGGAGGTCACCGTGACACTGCCAGTGATAGTCAAAAGCTGAATGTATCATTGCTAAGTAGTGCACTAATATACTGCACCTAGTATAGACTATAGTGCCATCATGACCATATAAACATGAATTtagtaagtactccctctgtaaagaaatataagagcgtttagatcactacggAAGGAGTAATGTTTAACTGATGTGTTTGATAAGTTCATGGAACCTTATATACTAGACAGTGTAAATCAACATTCAGATCCAATACATAAAGTAATAGTTCCACAAAAACCACATTTCAGATTCAGGCATACCTAGATAAACACTACATAATCTGCAATATCTGTCATGAACGATGGTATTATATATGTTCCATGTGCCACTGATCACATTTTTCGCATCCTGACATATTATAAAGCCTGGTTTTGGTTTTTGCATTTATATAAACATGTCAGCTTGACATAATGTCACCCATGGTAACATGATACTCTATTTCAATCCAGACAAAA
The window above is part of the Triticum aestivum cultivar Chinese Spring chromosome 2A, IWGSC CS RefSeq v2.1, whole genome shotgun sequence genome. Proteins encoded here:
- the LOC123188972 gene encoding prolyl 4-hydroxylase 1 isoform X2, with the translated sequence MAARSRARRLLPLLTFVALGMVLGSLLQLAFFRRLDDHSHTGHFDNDQEAADLRLGYVKPEVISWKPRIIVFHNFLSSEECDYLREIARPRLEISTVVDVATGKGVKSDVRTSSGMFVNSEERKFPVIKAIEKRISVFSQIPVENGELIQVLRYEPSQYYRPHHDYFSDTFNLKRGGQRVATMLMYLTDGVEGGETHFPQAGDGGECSCGGRMVRGLCVKPNKGDAVLFWSMGFDGNTDSNSLHSGCAVVKGEKWSATKWMRQKMTF
- the LOC123188972 gene encoding prolyl 4-hydroxylase 1 isoform X1; amino-acid sequence: MAARSRARRLLPLLTFVALGMVLGSLLQLAFFRRLDDHSHTGHFDNDQEAADLRLGYVKPEVISWKPRIIVFHNFLSSEECDYLREIARPRLEISTVVDVATGKGVKSDVRTSSGMFVNSEERKFPVIKAIEKRISVFSQIPVENGELIQVLRLNYRYEPSQYYRPHHDYFSDTFNLKRGGQRVATMLMYLTDGVEGGETHFPQAGDGGECSCGGRMVRGLCVKPNKGDAVLFWSMGFDGNTDSNSLHSGCAVVKGEKWSATKWMRQKMTF
- the LOC123188972 gene encoding prolyl 4-hydroxylase 1 isoform X3 codes for the protein MITLVLCMADTGHFDNDQEAADLRLGYVKPEVISWKPRIIVFHNFLSSEECDYLREIARPRLEISTVVDVATGKGVKSDVRTSSGMFVNSEERKFPVIKAIEKRISVFSQIPVENGELIQVLRLNYRYEPSQYYRPHHDYFSDTFNLKRGGQRVATMLMYLTDGVEGGETHFPQAGDGGECSCGGRMVRGLCVKPNKGDAVLFWSMGFDGNTDSNSLHSGCAVVKGEKWSATKWMRQKMTF